From the Hymenobacter yonginensis genome, one window contains:
- a CDS encoding four helix bundle protein, producing the protein MTKEEKAAYNEAFRNRTKAAALRVIQVVEQLPRTAAADVLARQLLRSATSVAANYRAACRGRSAAEFFAKLSICVEEADETQLWLEMLGDAGIVPKSRLAALELEYAQITAVLTKARKTASGE; encoded by the coding sequence ATGACCAAGGAAGAAAAAGCGGCCTATAATGAAGCATTCCGCAACCGCACAAAAGCCGCTGCACTGCGCGTTATCCAGGTGGTTGAGCAGTTACCAAGAACTGCGGCGGCTGATGTGCTGGCCAGGCAGCTGTTACGGTCTGCTACTTCTGTGGCTGCTAACTATCGGGCGGCGTGCCGGGGCCGTTCTGCCGCCGAATTCTTTGCCAAACTCAGTATTTGCGTTGAAGAGGCAGACGAAACGCAGCTCTGGCTGGAAATGCTGGGAGATGCCGGAATCGTGCCTAAGTCCAGGTTGGCTGCTCTGGAATTGGAGTATGCCCAAATCACGGCAGTCCTCACCAAAGCCCGAAAAACAGCCTCGGGAGAGTAA
- a CDS encoding response regulator transcription factor, whose product MHILLVEDEKGLHQEVKQFLLQSQYLVDSAFTFAEASEKIYVNSYDFVLLDLGLPGGDGLDLLREARQNDKQEASFIILTARGDLDDRIKGLDLGADDYLPKPFSLLELQSRMQAITRRKFGLRRQEITFGQGFEMDVTARVLRHGEQEVPLTKKEFDLLHYLLLHKGRVLTRLQLGEHLWGNVLEDDSDSNYIDVHIKNIRKKLTAFAPADFLETVRGIGYRVTE is encoded by the coding sequence ATGCACATTTTGCTTGTCGAAGACGAAAAAGGCCTGCACCAAGAGGTGAAGCAGTTCCTGCTGCAGTCGCAGTACCTCGTCGATTCAGCCTTCACCTTTGCGGAGGCTTCCGAGAAAATCTATGTCAACAGCTACGATTTCGTGCTGCTGGACCTGGGCCTGCCCGGCGGCGACGGCCTGGATTTGCTGCGCGAAGCCCGCCAGAACGATAAGCAGGAAGCTTCCTTCATCATCCTGACGGCTCGCGGCGACCTCGACGACCGGATCAAAGGCCTGGACCTGGGTGCCGATGACTACCTGCCCAAGCCGTTTTCGCTGCTGGAGCTGCAAAGCCGGATGCAGGCCATCACGCGCCGCAAGTTTGGTTTGCGGCGCCAGGAAATCACCTTCGGCCAAGGTTTCGAGATGGACGTGACGGCCCGCGTGCTACGCCACGGCGAGCAGGAAGTGCCGCTCACCAAAAAGGAATTCGACCTGCTGCACTATCTGCTGCTGCATAAGGGCCGCGTGCTCACGCGCCTGCAGCTGGGTGAGCACCTGTGGGGCAATGTGCTGGAAGACGACTCCGACTCCAACTACATCGACGTGCACATCAAGAACATCCGCAAGAAGCTCACGGCCTTTGCCCCCGCCGACTTCCTGGAAACCGTGCGCGGAATTGGGTATAGAGTAACTGAGTAG
- a CDS encoding ABC transporter permease/substrate-binding protein, translating into MNTLHELLAFWQTQAGKLGEQTLQHIGLTAASLLLGVLVGVPLGLWLTRRPRVAPWVLGAAGVLQTIPSIALLGFLIPLLGIGPGPAILALFLYSLLPIIRNTVAGVQGVPPAVVDAARGLGFTDGQLLRRVELPLALPVLMAGIRTAAVINVGVATLAAYVAAGGLGEFIFGGIALNNPVMILAGAIPAAALALAFDATLGGVQRLSGRKLVAVGRGLLVALPLLAGLYLLPRATGKLLAGFSPEFIGRADGLPGLRQAYGLGRLPSVVLAPALVYEAARSANVDLIDGYSTDGRIKAYHLRVLHDDRHVFPPYFAAPVVRAGLLTEHPELRAVFGMLAGQLSDSVMTDLNYRVDYLHEEPKAVALAFLRRRGLWRAPRPLSADAPVVKLGSKIFAEQYILAELYASLIRGYTSLDVSTKTGLGGTTICFEALRSGAIDMYPEYSGTGLLVLLQPPPATVDSLGADAGAVFGYVRQQFRRRYQLEWLAPLGFNNTYALLMRRQQAQALGISSISELSAYLR; encoded by the coding sequence ATGAATACGCTCCACGAACTCCTGGCTTTCTGGCAGACGCAGGCCGGCAAACTCGGCGAACAGACCCTGCAGCACATCGGCCTGACGGCCGCCTCGCTGCTGCTGGGCGTGCTGGTGGGCGTGCCGCTGGGGCTATGGCTCACGCGCCGGCCGCGGGTAGCGCCGTGGGTGCTGGGCGCGGCCGGCGTGCTCCAGACCATTCCGAGCATCGCGCTGTTGGGCTTCCTGATTCCGCTGCTGGGCATCGGGCCGGGGCCGGCTATTCTGGCTCTGTTCCTCTACTCGCTGCTGCCCATCATCCGCAACACGGTGGCAGGCGTGCAGGGCGTGCCGCCGGCCGTGGTGGACGCCGCGCGCGGGTTGGGCTTCACCGACGGGCAGCTGCTGCGCCGCGTGGAACTGCCGCTGGCGCTGCCGGTGCTCATGGCCGGCATCCGCACGGCGGCCGTCATCAATGTGGGTGTGGCCACGCTCGCGGCGTACGTGGCGGCGGGCGGCCTCGGCGAGTTCATTTTTGGCGGCATTGCCCTCAATAACCCGGTAATGATTCTGGCCGGTGCCATTCCGGCGGCGGCTCTGGCGCTGGCCTTTGATGCCACGCTGGGCGGCGTGCAGCGGCTGTCGGGGCGGAAGCTGGTGGCGGTGGGACGCGGGCTGCTGGTGGCGCTGCCGCTGCTGGCGGGCCTCTATTTGCTGCCCCGCGCCACCGGCAAGCTGCTGGCCGGCTTCAGCCCCGAGTTCATCGGCCGGGCCGACGGGCTACCGGGTCTGCGCCAGGCCTACGGCTTGGGTCGCTTGCCCAGCGTGGTGCTGGCCCCGGCCCTGGTGTACGAGGCCGCCCGCAGCGCCAACGTCGACCTCATCGACGGCTACTCCACCGACGGCCGCATCAAAGCCTACCACCTGCGCGTGCTCCACGACGACCGGCACGTGTTTCCGCCCTACTTCGCGGCCCCCGTGGTGCGGGCCGGGCTCCTCACGGAGCACCCCGAGCTGCGGGCCGTGTTCGGGATGCTGGCCGGCCAGCTCTCCGACTCCGTGATGACCGACCTCAACTACCGCGTTGACTACCTGCACGAGGAGCCGAAGGCGGTGGCCCTGGCGTTTCTGCGGCGGCGCGGGCTGTGGCGGGCGCCCCGGCCGCTGAGCGCGGACGCGCCCGTCGTGAAGCTGGGCTCCAAGATCTTCGCCGAGCAGTACATTCTGGCCGAGCTGTACGCCAGCCTGATCCGGGGCTACACTTCGCTGGACGTAAGCACCAAAACCGGGCTGGGCGGTACCACCATCTGCTTCGAGGCCTTGCGCAGCGGCGCCATCGACATGTACCCCGAATACAGCGGCACCGGGCTGCTGGTGTTGCTGCAGCCCCCGCCCGCCACAGTCGATTCGCTGGGGGCCGATGCCGGGGCGGTGTTCGGCTACGTGCGCCAGCAGTTCCGGCGACGCTACCAGTTGGAGTGGCTGGCGCCACTGGGCTTCAACAACACCTATGCCCTACTGATGCGCCGCCAGCAGGCGCAGGCGCTGGGCATCAGCTCTATTTCAGAGCTGAGTGCATACCTGAGGTAA